GGTTACTCTTTTTCTAATCAGGCTCTGTGTGGGTGGCCTGGTTTAAGAGAGTTGTCCTATCCGATAATCTCAGCAACTTCTGGATTCAAAaggcaaacaacaaaaattcttgGCTAGCCTATCCATGGATTAGGATTAATCTGGGTAATGGAAAATATTGTCAGTTTTGGAGTGATCATTGATGTAAACTGGGAAAAATGTCGACTTACCTTCACTATTTCTCTGACCAATACACTCTTTTTCCACTCTTTTTTGTTAtgagaaatgaaaagaagTAGGAATTGATTTCGTCTATTTGTCGAAAAACTGAAGTTGgtaatgattttgattgcAGGGCAGTATGGGGGTGGGATGATTCATACATCTATGTGGGCAATTTGTCAAAGAAGATTGATGTGATCAATCCAAAACTAAAGCGAACAGTGATGGAACTGCATAACCCTCTGCAGAGAGCTATACCATGCAGGATCCATTGCCATCCTTATAATGTTGGAACGCTTGCAGGATCCACAGCTGGAGGACAAGTCTATGTTTGGACAACAAAGTAGCATACTTGACCTATTTGAATTAGCATGAGAtgttgtgttgttttgttatgttgtacaaagaaatggaagcaagttttaaaaaaaaaaaactgtagcTCTTATAGCTTGCAAATCCTTGTAatctatattaattataaaggtgattcaacaaacaaaagtaaaatgagAGAACTGCATCAACTAGTGTATCAGTTCCAAAAGAATAATAACCCACAGAAGGGTACATTCTTCGTCATCTACCACCTAAGTTTCCCTTCTAATCATCTCAGTGAGGTCCATCACCTGGTTTCTGTACATTGCCCTTGTGTTCTTTTTCTGGCTGTGATACTTCTTTTGGGGAGAGTTTAGTTGATTGATCTTCTTGGGTTTTGGTTGGAGCATTCCCTGAAGGTTTCTTGGTTtccaaaacaatttcttttattgtcTCTTCGATTTTTCCCAGTCTCTGTCTCATCTCCATTAGCTCTTCGTGAGACTTGGTTGCTGCCTCTACTTGTAATGCCTTTtgttcagcttcttctttctctttcttttcttcttctttccttttcttctctccaagTTCCTGAGAATTAGTCCAATATCATGAGGCATATGCTAACAATGACCAGAATGAAGACAGAGGATAAACATTAAGACATGACTGAAACATCATCAGAAACTCATATCAGTTTGATAATGAACAATAAGGAGAACTCACAGCATCCATGATCTTCATTTTCCGGCGAGCATATTGAGCAACCAGATACACAGCTGTTACAAGAAACAATAGCCATTTATAAACAAGTCACATTTGACAGAAAACATTGAACATAACAACTAAGATAACGGGAGTGAATGGCAATACCTACAGATGGCAAGCAGACGATGATGAATTGCACCACATGCCAATCAAACCTAACACAAAGCAAAATCCATATGAGAACATACTACAAACACAAAGCAGCACAAGAACTCAACTTACTATATAAGAGATAGTTTCAGAAAGTCAAAGAGACACTCGCAGCAGAAGTTGAAAACCAGTTCACTTGTTTCAGCCTAAAGAAGCTCACATTCCACAATTCTACAATTCTGAGGTTTTGTAGCCTAAAATTAACTTCAAAATATACAAggtaagtttaaaaaaatagggTCTTTCCATGATTTAAGGCCGATAGAAGCATGAATCAAACACATTATAGCATCTGATAAACTAAACAAAGGACAAGATCAGCGAAGAGTGTGTGCACGCATTCGAGAGTAAAACCCTCTTTAAACCCCAAATCTCCGATAGAAATTACCcaaatttgttcttcttggGTGGTTCAGTGAACAAGATCTTCGCAGCGGTCACGAAATCGAGCTTATCGAGTTTCTTATAGGTCTCATCGTAGCGAGAAACACTAGATTCAGTCTCGCTGTGATGAGCAACGCTAGATTCCGTCTTCTCGAGTTTATTCTCTCCTTTTGTGCAGAAACGTCGGGTCCTGTAAAGCTTCAACCGGGTCGATAATCCGGACCACGAGCCTCTGCCGCGAATCATCTTGATCTCTCCCGGCGTCAGCTCCAATCACTACTCGCGCATTTTCCACACAATATGAGCGTTTCAAAACGCGGTCTTGAGGCTAATGTTGGTCTCCACGATAACCGGATACGGTACGGTCTTTCACTATTTGTTATGAGACAGGTATTCCGAAAGGCACTCTACTAGCAGATTTGTGGAGGCGAGGGAGCTGGAGACTTCCTCCTGCAAGATCAGAAGCACAAGTGAGCTATCACATTGAACTATCCACAATTAATCTCTCAGAAGAAGTACCTGATTCTTACCGTTGGTGGATTGATGATCAGTTCAAGGACAAGCACACGACAGGGAAAATATGCTTAGCTTTAAAGGAGAAATTACTCACTGTACTGTGGTATAAGATTGTTTGGTGTTCAGGAGGAATTCCCAAACATAAGTTTCTTACTTGGCTATTCGTGTTGAATAGGTGTC
This sequence is a window from Arabidopsis thaliana chromosome 1 sequence. Protein-coding genes within it:
- a CDS encoding stress response NST1-like protein, yielding MIRGRGSWSGLSTRLKLYRTRRFCTKGENKLEKTESSVAHHSETESSVSRYDETYKKLDKLDFVTAAKILFTEPPKKNKFGFDWHVVQFIIVCLPSVAVYLVAQYARRKMKIMDAELGEKKRKEEEKKEKEEAEQKALQVEAATKSHEELMEMRQRLGKIEETIKEIVLETKKPSGNAPTKTQEDQSTKLSPKEVSQPEKEHKGNVQKPGDGPH